DNA sequence from the Acidimicrobiales bacterium genome:
GGTGGCGAGCGCACCGTCGTCGGGTGTGCCGGGCGCTCCGGCGAGGTCGTACTCGACGCCCCAGCGGCCCGGCTGGCCCCGCGTCGTCATGCGGGGGGTGGCGCCGGCGCCCTCGCCGAGGTCGGAGGGGGCGACCACGGGGCACTTCGCCGCGGCGTCCGGGTCGCTGTCGGCGGCCTCGACGTAGGCCGGGGCGGCCGAGGCCGGCAGCGGCGCGGCCGCCCACGGCGGCGTCGGCCCGAAGGGGTCGGCCGGGGGCGGTGCCGAGGTGGCCGAGGTCGGCGGCGTGGCCGAGGAGGGCGGCTCGGTGGCCGACGGGGCGGCGGTCCGGGTGTCGGCGCCGGGCGCGGCGGGCTGGGCGACCAGCCAGGCCGGCACGCCGACCGCGGCCAGGGCCACCGCCACGGTGGCGACCGTGAGGGCCCGCCGGCGATGGGTGCGCCGCTGGGCCTGGTCGGCGATCCAGTCGATGGGCAGCGGCGGCGTCTCGGGCCGCTCGATCAGCGGGCGCAGGAGGGTCTGCAGGTCATCCATGGTGGGTCTCCTCGAACCGGGGGTCGTCCGTGGCGAGTCGGGCCGCCAGCGTGTGGCGGGCGGTGGTGAGGTAGGACGAGGCGGCGCCGCGGGTGATGCCCATGAGCGCGGCCACCTCGGCCTCGGGCAGGTCGAGCACGTAGCGGAGGGCGACCGCGGTGCGCTGGCGGTCGGGCAGGGCGCGCACCGCGGCCCACACCTCGGGCTGGAGGGACGACGGGGCGGTCGACGTGGCCGGGGCCGGCAGCGCCGTGCGCAGCACCGCCCGCCGCACCAGGTCGCGCTCGCGCCCGAGGCACCGGGCCCGGCGGCGCACCACGTTGAGCGCCACGCGGTACAGCCACCCGCCCGGCGAACCCATGGTCCGCACCCGGTCCCACCGCTCGTAGGCCCGCACGAACGCCTCGGCGGTGGCGTCGGCGGCCACGTCGGCGCTCCCGGCGACGATCGTCAGCGCGGCCAGGACCCGGGGATGCTGCTCCCGGTACCAAGCCGCGAACCCTTCTCGCTCCAACATCACGCCCCCGAGCCCCGACACCCCTCAGAACGCTTTGCCCCCACCGACATTTCCACCGCCGCGGGCATCGGCCCAGGCGGGGGATGGTGCCCGTCCCTGACCCGATGCGGGCATCGGTGAGCTACTCCACCAGGCCGACCAGCACCGTGACCTGGATGTGCTCGGTGAACGGCGCGTGCGGGTCCAGAGCGCGGGCGACCCGCTCCGCGAACTCGGGTCGCTGCTCCGGCGCGGGCAGTTCGGCGACCGGCAAGGCCGAGAAGACGTTCCCGACGACTTGCTCCAGGTCCATCGTGTCCGAGTACTCCACGGTCCGTTCGTGCACCGCGAACCCCGCCTCGACCAGGTTCGCCCGATACTCCGCGCGGTCCTCGTCGTCCGAGCCGAAGGTTCGGGTGAGCTTCTTCCCCCGCCACTGCTCGAGCAGCTCTCGAAGGGCCCGGGACCAGCCGCTGTCCTGGAGCCAGACCGGCCTGCCGTTGACGATCACGGCGAGCCCACCGCCCGTCCGGACCAAAGGCCGAACCACCCGGAACAGCTGGGTGGCGTCCATCCAGTGCAACGCCTGGCCGATCGTGATCGCGCCCAGCGAACCCTCGCCCAGCAACGCTCCCAGAGCTGGCACGTCGGAGTCCGCGCCCACGACCCAGGTCACGTTCCCCAGCCCACGCTCGGCCGCTGCGGCGCGCCCGCGACCCACCATGTCCGGCTCGGGGTCCATGCCGATCACCGCTCGCACCCGCGGCGCCATCGGCAGGCTGAGCTGGCCGGTCGCGCATCCGAGGTCGAGCACGACGTCGTCGCCGGTCAACGAGAACGCCTCGGTGAGCACGTCGAAGACCGCCTCCGGGTACCCACGCCGGTATCGGTGGTAGTAGTCGGTCACCTCACCCCGAAATCCCAGATCCATACCCTCAGTCTGCCGTCAAGCGGGAGCGCGATCGGCTGCGTGGCTCTGGTGCGGGGTCAGGCGGCATCGATCTTGTCGAGGGCGAGTCGGACCACCTGGCGGGAGCGGGCGAGGGCCGAGGCCTCGGGGTCGGCGAGGTCGTCCCGGTTCGTGGCGGCGCCGGCGGAGTAGAGGAGCTCCACGACGACGTTGCCCCGCTGGACCACGAAGTCCAGGCCGAAGTTCGCCCGGCGTTCGTAGCCGTTCCACCCGCCGTGGACGAAGGCCAGGGGCGTCTCGCCCACCTGGCCCGCGCAGTCGGCCAGACCCAGGCGTGCCTCTTCCAGGTAGGCCGCCGCCTCGTCGGCGCCGGGGAAGACCAGCAGGTCCTCGTGGACGAGCACGTTGCCGACGAACTGCGCCCCGTCCGGGGTGACGTCGGTATCGGCCGCCTGGACCATCAGTTGGTTCCAGCGCGCATCGTCCCAGGTCTCGGTGTGTTGACGAGGGTCGACGCAGCCGTAGGTGCGGGCCTGGGAGGCCACGTCGTACACGCCCTCCACGGCGAACCGACCCGGGACGAGATCGTCCGGGGTGAGCAGTGCATCCTCGAGGTCGCCGGCCGTCGCCGCGTCGTCGTCACCTTCGAGCAGCTCGGGGACGTCGTCCTCGATGAGCGCGGCCAGGGCCTGGCCGGTGGCGGTGTGGCCGTCCTGGTTCGGGTGGTAGGAGCGCTCGACGCGGAAGCTGCCGTCCTGGCTGACCTGCAGGCCGTTCAGCCACGGGTCGTCGGTGCACAGGCCGTGTCGGCTGTCGTCGTTCTCGTAGACGTCGGCCACGTCGAGGTAGTGGAACTCCACGTCTGGATGTCGTGCGGCGGCATCGTCCACCGCGCCCTCGACGGCGTCGTTGAGGCGGGCCCCGCTGTTGCGGATCTTCTCGATGTGCTTGCGCCCGATCCACTCGCAGGACTGCCACACGTAACGGTTGACCCAGGGCCACCGGTCGACCTCTTCGAACATCTGCGGGTACCCGAGCACGAAGACGTGCCCGCCGGGTTGCACGGCGTCGGCCATCTCGTCGTAGAGCTGCGGCAGCTGCCACCGGCCGTAGTACCCGTCGCCGATGGACCGGCGGCCGGCGAGCATGTCGATCCGGTCGCGGATCTCCTCCTCGGTGATGGCGCAACCGTGGTCGTCGATGTCGGTGAACGGCACGCCGAGCGTCACGTTGTCGAGGAGGCACTCCTGCAGGATCGGGGAGAAGCCGATGTCGTTGCCGCCGAAGCTGAATGAGATCACGTCGGGCCGGCGGCCGCCGAGTCGGGCGGTGGCCTCGTCGAGCTGGGACGGGGCCTGGTGGGACTTGTGGCCGGTGCAGGCGACGAGCGCCTGGTTCTCGGCCCGGGCCTCGGCTCCCCACAACTCCTCGTAGGCGACCGCCGCCCAGGCCGAGCCCGACCCGCCGCCACTGGCCCGCTGGCACTCGCCGGCCGCCTCGGCGATCCCTTCGCCCGACGAGTAGGAGTCGCCCAGCGCCACCCACACCGGCGGCTCGGCGGCCGGCTCCTGGGCGGTGCCGGCGCTGGGCAGGGTGGCGACCAGCAGTGCCGCCAGCGGCAGCAGGGTGACGCGTGCCTTCACAGGTCGACCCCCAGCTGGTCCAGTCGCCCCTCGATGCCGGTCATCACCAGGCGGAGATCCTCTGCGGTGGTGGCGTCGAGGCGGTCGTCGGCGGCACACGACGTCTGGGCCCGGCCCAGCACACCCAGCAGGGCGCCGTAGCCCTCGCGGAGCACGGGGTCCGGAACCGCGGCGGTGGCGGTCGCCAGTGGTTGAGGTTCGGGCATCTGTTCGAGCGCCTCGAGCTCGGGACAGGCTGCGGTCGGGCCGGCGGCCACCATCCGCCGGCCGACGGTGGTGGCCTCCTGCAGGGGGGCGCCGTTCTCGCCGGCGAGGTAGGCGCCGACCTCGGCCGGGTCGGCGCCGGGCAGCTCGTCGAGGTGGTCGCGGATCTCCTCGCGGGACGGGCCCGATCCGTCGGATCCGTCGGCGACCAGTCGCCAGGCCACGACCGCGCCGACCACGACGGCCGCCGCCACTCCCGCGGCGATGCCGCGCCTCCCCCGTAGTGCTCCCACGTTCACCGTTGCCCGGGCTCCTTGGCTCGTCGACCCGGGCATGCTTGTTCGCCCTGCCGACCCGACGCCACCTGACCGGCGGTCGGGCCTCCGGTCAGGTGCCGGCGGGTTGGCGGAACAGGACGACGGCGACGACGAGGACCCAGACCGGGAAGAGCATGAAGGCGACGAACCCGGCCGGTCCGGCCACGGCGACGATGCCGAGGACCAGCGAGACCCAGCCGAGCCACGTGGGCAGCGCCCGTGACGTCAGGGTGTGCCAACCGGTGGCGAGCAGCATCACGGCCATGCCGGCGATCACCGGCAGGAAGTTGTCGTTGTCGACGATGTTGAGCGTCTGGGCCACCTCGGGCTGGCCGAGCTCGGCGGCGTCGATCAGGGCGAACTGGATCATGCCGAAGATGCCGATCCCGGTCGCGCAGACGCCGCCACCGCCGAACACCACGGTGGCCAGCCATTCCGGCCCGGTCTGCCGCAACCGGTCGCGCAGCACGCCGGCGAAGAAGACCAGCAGCACGGCGCCGAGGCCGGCGGCGGCGATGCCGGCGAAGACCGGGCCGGAGTCCTCGTAGTGGGCGATGACCTCGCTGCCGGGGGCGTCGACGGCCGGCGTGTCGCCGGAGCTCAGGAGGCCGATCCCGAAGGCGACGGCGAACAGCACGCCGGCGAGCGGTGCCGCCCGCTCGAGGCGTCCCGGGCCGGTCGGGCTTCCGTTCGCGCCGGCCTCGAAGGTCGCCAGGGTGTCGTGTGTGGACATGGTCTCGTCTCCCCGTCTGGAGTGGTGTGTCGGACGGGTATCGAGGAGACCTGGTGGCGGTATCGGTTCGGTATCGGTGAACGAGCCACGCGCTCGGGGGAGCCCGAGCTGTGAGCTGGGCTCCCCCGGGTGTGGTGCGGTTCCCTGTGGATCGTCGGCTCGGGAGCCGTCGACCCGCCTCCCGCTAGGGATCCGGTGCCGGGACGAACCCTAAGACGACCGGCCCCGGCGGCACATCCGTAATCTCACGGATTCGTGCGATGACGTTCGAGGAAGCCGAGGATCGCCTGGTTGAAGACCTCGTTGCGATCGCCGGCGACCATGTGGCCGGCGCCGGCGACGTCGGCGAACTCGGCGTGGGGGACCCGCTCCAGGAAATCCCGGGCCCCCTCCTCGCTCAGCAGGTCGCTCGACCGCCCGCGCACCAGCAGGGTGGGGATCGTGAGCCCGTCGACCGCCTTCTCGAGACGGTCGGGCTCGACGACCGAGGCGCGCGTCTCGTCGGCCGAGCCGAACTTCCCCCTCACGAACCGCGGGTCCCAGTGCCACGCCCAGCGGCCGTCGGGGCGTTGCCGCAGGTTCTTCGCCAGCCCCGACAGGTTGGACGGGCGGGGCCGATGCGGGTTGTAGGCGGCGATGGCGTCGGCGGCCTCCTCGAGCGTGGCGAAACCGTCCTCGTTGCCGGTCATGAACGCACCGATCCGCTCGGTCCCGGACTTCTCCACCCGGTGGGCGACGTCGACCAGCACCAGCGCCCGGGCGAAGGCGGCCTGGTCCTCCGAGTCGGCAACGGCGATCAGCGAGGCGAGGCCGCCGAGCGATGCCCCCACCAGGATCGGGCGCCCGCCGACGCTGGCGCGCAGCGCGGTGACGTCGGCGGCGAAGGCGTCGAGCGAGTAGTCACCGTCGTCGGACCAGTCGCTGTCGCCGTGCCCGCGGAGGTCGACCGACCAGGACCGCCAGCCCGCGTCGGCGAGCACTCGCCAGGTGCCGGCCCACGAGTGGCGGGTCTGCCCGCCGCCGTGGAGCAGCACGACCGGCGGCCCGTCGTCCGGCCCGGCGACGTCGGCGGCCAGCCGCAGCCCGTCGGCGCCGGGGACCTGCACCGTGGTGGTTGCCATGCCGCAGGCTACCGACGGCAGCCTTTAGCCAGAGGCGGCGGGCAGGTGCAGTTCGATCGTGTGGTCGACGTCGACGGCCTCGAGGAACGTCCGGTCGTGGGTGACCAGCAGGAGGGTGCCGTGCCACGTGGTGAGGGCCTGCTCCAGCTGCTCGATGGCGGCGATGTCGAGGTGGTTCGTGGGCTCGTCGAGCACCAGGCAGTTCACGCCCTGCGCCATCAGGGTGGCGAGCACGGCCCGGGTCCGCTCCCCGGGCGACAGCGACGC
Encoded proteins:
- a CDS encoding class I SAM-dependent methyltransferase, whose product is MDLGFRGEVTDYYHRYRRGYPEAVFDVLTEAFSLTGDDVVLDLGCATGQLSLPMAPRVRAVIGMDPEPDMVGRGRAAAAERGLGNVTWVVGADSDVPALGALLGEGSLGAITIGQALHWMDATQLFRVVRPLVRTGGGLAVIVNGRPVWLQDSGWSRALRELLEQWRGKKLTRTFGSDDEDRAEYRANLVEAGFAVHERTVEYSDTMDLEQVVGNVFSALPVAELPAPEQRPEFAERVARALDPHAPFTEHIQVTVLVGLVE
- a CDS encoding sigma-70 family RNA polymerase sigma factor, with the protein product MSGLGGVMLEREGFAAWYREQHPRVLAALTIVAGSADVAADATAEAFVRAYERWDRVRTMGSPGGWLYRVALNVVRRRARCLGRERDLVRRAVLRTALPAPATSTAPSSLQPEVWAAVRALPDRQRTAVALRYVLDLPEAEVAALMGITRGAASSYLTTARHTLAARLATDDPRFEETHHG
- a CDS encoding GDSL-type esterase/lipase family protein; its protein translation is MKARVTLLPLAALLVATLPSAGTAQEPAAEPPVWVALGDSYSSGEGIAEAAGECQRASGGGSGSAWAAVAYEELWGAEARAENQALVACTGHKSHQAPSQLDEATARLGGRRPDVISFSFGGNDIGFSPILQECLLDNVTLGVPFTDIDDHGCAITEEEIRDRIDMLAGRRSIGDGYYGRWQLPQLYDEMADAVQPGGHVFVLGYPQMFEEVDRWPWVNRYVWQSCEWIGRKHIEKIRNSGARLNDAVEGAVDDAAARHPDVEFHYLDVADVYENDDSRHGLCTDDPWLNGLQVSQDGSFRVERSYHPNQDGHTATGQALAALIEDDVPELLEGDDDAATAGDLEDALLTPDDLVPGRFAVEGVYDVASQARTYGCVDPRQHTETWDDARWNQLMVQAADTDVTPDGAQFVGNVLVHEDLLVFPGADEAAAYLEEARLGLADCAGQVGETPLAFVHGGWNGYERRANFGLDFVVQRGNVVVELLYSAGAATNRDDLADPEASALARSRQVVRLALDKIDAA
- a CDS encoding alpha/beta hydrolase, which produces MATTTVQVPGADGLRLAADVAGPDDGPPVVLLHGGGQTRHSWAGTWRVLADAGWRSWSVDLRGHGDSDWSDDGDYSLDAFAADVTALRASVGGRPILVGASLGGLASLIAVADSEDQAAFARALVLVDVAHRVEKSGTERIGAFMTGNEDGFATLEEAADAIAAYNPHRPRPSNLSGLAKNLRQRPDGRWAWHWDPRFVRGKFGSADETRASVVEPDRLEKAVDGLTIPTLLVRGRSSDLLSEEGARDFLERVPHAEFADVAGAGHMVAGDRNEVFNQAILGFLERHRTNP